A window of Corvus cornix cornix isolate S_Up_H32 chromosome 4, ASM73873v5, whole genome shotgun sequence contains these coding sequences:
- the MFAP3L gene encoding microfibrillar-associated protein 3-like isoform X2 — MDILNSHHFLYFLPTTRLVILLAALTTAEDVSNSTFNRTDTHTGAAPVVISRIDHIIVKEGRSALINCNVQGSPSPHYRWYNSNGRLLQEEESKGKWWFLDNGLLNITRVSFEDRAFTIVMILNITRLCMMSSHLKKTEKAINEFFRTEGAEKLQKAFEIAKRIPIITSAKTLELAKVTQFKTMEFARYIEELARSVPLPPLIMNCRTIMEEIMEVVGLEEQGQNFVRQTAEGQETTETDELYMIPNALTRSESPTADSDASSLHEPPQQIAIKVSVHPLSKKDCIDGQSQESMQLDTKEEDPPQTPALPAEPPPEPSAELSSDDPALANDKNTCVIYESHV, encoded by the exons ATGGACATACTGAACAGCCACCACTTTTTGTACTTTCTGCCTACCACACGCCTTGTCATCTTATTAGCAGCTTTGACCACTGCTGAGGATGTCAGTAACAGCACTTTCAACCgcactgacacacacacaggggCTGCGCCTGTGGTGATCTCCCGCATCGACCACATCATAGTCAAGGAGGGCAGAAGTGCCTTGATCAACTGCAATGTCCAAGGAAGTCCCAGTCCACATTACAGATGGTACAATTCCAATGGCCGCCTGCTCCAAGAGGAGGAGAGTAAAG GAAAATGGTGGTTTCTTGACAATGGGCTACTAAACATTACCCGCGTGTCATTTGAAGACAGAG CTTTTACCATTGTTATGATACTGAACATTACTCGATTATGTATGATGAGCAGTCATCTGAAGAAAACCGAGAAAGCAATCAATGAATTCTTCAGAACAGAAGGGGCAGAGAAACTTCAGAAGGCCTTTGAGATTGCAAAGCGTATCCCAATTATCACATCAGCCAAAACGCTCGAGCTTGCCAAAGTAACCCAGTTCAAGACCATGGAATTTGCTCGCTATATTGAAGAGCTTGCTCGGAGTGTACCTTTGCCACCTCTCATCATGAACTGCAGGACTATAATGGAAGAAATTATGGAGGTTGTCGGTCTGGAGGAGCAAGGACAGAATTTTGTACGGCAGACAGCAGAAGGCCAGGAAACCACTGAAACAGATGAGCTTTATATGATCCCAAATGCTTTGACGCGCAGTGAATCTCCCACAGCTGACTCAGATGCATCGTCACTGCATGAGCCACCTCAACAGATTGCAATAAAAGTGTCAGTTCACCCATTGTCCAAAAAGGACTGCATAGATGGTCAGTCACAGGAAAGCATGCAGTTGGACACCAAGGAAGAAGACCCTCCTCAAACACCAGCACTTCCTGCAGAGCCCCCTCCTGAGCCTTCTGCTGAACTCAGTTCTGATGACCCAGCATTGGCAAATGACAAAAATACATGCGTTATATATGAAAGCCATGTATGA
- the MFAP3L gene encoding microfibrillar-associated protein 3-like isoform X1, with product MDILNSHHFLYFLPTTRLVILLAALTTAEDVSNSTFNRTDTHTGAAPVVISRIDHIIVKEGRSALINCNVQGSPSPHYRWYNSNGRLLQEEESKGKWWFLDNGLLNITRVSFEDRGKYTCVASNMYGSVNNTVTLRVVFTSGDMGIYYMIVCLVAFTIVMILNITRLCMMSSHLKKTEKAINEFFRTEGAEKLQKAFEIAKRIPIITSAKTLELAKVTQFKTMEFARYIEELARSVPLPPLIMNCRTIMEEIMEVVGLEEQGQNFVRQTAEGQETTETDELYMIPNALTRSESPTADSDASSLHEPPQQIAIKVSVHPLSKKDCIDGQSQESMQLDTKEEDPPQTPALPAEPPPEPSAELSSDDPALANDKNTCVIYESHV from the exons ATGGACATACTGAACAGCCACCACTTTTTGTACTTTCTGCCTACCACACGCCTTGTCATCTTATTAGCAGCTTTGACCACTGCTGAGGATGTCAGTAACAGCACTTTCAACCgcactgacacacacacaggggCTGCGCCTGTGGTGATCTCCCGCATCGACCACATCATAGTCAAGGAGGGCAGAAGTGCCTTGATCAACTGCAATGTCCAAGGAAGTCCCAGTCCACATTACAGATGGTACAATTCCAATGGCCGCCTGCTCCAAGAGGAGGAGAGTAAAG GAAAATGGTGGTTTCTTGACAATGGGCTACTAAACATTACCCGCGTGTCATTTGAAGACAGAGGTAAATACACGTGTGTTGCATCTAATATGTACGGCAGTGTTAACAATACTGTGACGCTGAGGGTTGTTTTTACCTCTGGAGATATGGGAATCTATTACATGATTGTCTGTCTTGTAGCTTTTACCATTGTTATGATACTGAACATTACTCGATTATGTATGATGAGCAGTCATCTGAAGAAAACCGAGAAAGCAATCAATGAATTCTTCAGAACAGAAGGGGCAGAGAAACTTCAGAAGGCCTTTGAGATTGCAAAGCGTATCCCAATTATCACATCAGCCAAAACGCTCGAGCTTGCCAAAGTAACCCAGTTCAAGACCATGGAATTTGCTCGCTATATTGAAGAGCTTGCTCGGAGTGTACCTTTGCCACCTCTCATCATGAACTGCAGGACTATAATGGAAGAAATTATGGAGGTTGTCGGTCTGGAGGAGCAAGGACAGAATTTTGTACGGCAGACAGCAGAAGGCCAGGAAACCACTGAAACAGATGAGCTTTATATGATCCCAAATGCTTTGACGCGCAGTGAATCTCCCACAGCTGACTCAGATGCATCGTCACTGCATGAGCCACCTCAACAGATTGCAATAAAAGTGTCAGTTCACCCATTGTCCAAAAAGGACTGCATAGATGGTCAGTCACAGGAAAGCATGCAGTTGGACACCAAGGAAGAAGACCCTCCTCAAACACCAGCACTTCCTGCAGAGCCCCCTCCTGAGCCTTCTGCTGAACTCAGTTCTGATGACCCAGCATTGGCAAATGACAAAAATACATGCGTTATATATGAAAGCCATGTATGA